CGAATCAGTTGCCACGCGGTTCACGAAACTTGCCGCGTCGCAACCTGATTTGCTGTGGAACTCAGAACTGGTACAACTGCTGATATCCTATCCATCCATGCAGACTGTTACGTTGCTTCGAAAGCAATGGAATGCCAGTTCCAACCTGGATATCTTCATTCCAGCATTAGTTAAATATGCAGAGTCTGAAGACCATGTAACCTTGATGAAGGCTATGCAATCAACCTCCGCAGAGAACGTCCAGCAAATCGTGATCAGGTTTAATTCACTGAAAAGTTTGACGCAACCACAAATTGATTCAGAACTTCCATTGTTGCTGGATCGTTTCAAATACTGGCAAAGCTTATCCCCGGCGTTGGCATTGCAAATTCAACTTCGCCTGAAAACGATTGCAAAACTGACATTGCCAGAACCAGACAAACTCCAGACACATGGTGTACTGGAAACACAACTCAAGAAGAATTTCCCGACAGTTTCATTCGACTCTGGATTGGTGCAAGACATTTCTTCCTGGATAAAATCAAGGGGCGAAATACCCTGGTTGGATGGATCGCTTCAGCGAGGCGAAAAACTCTTCCATCAACATTGCCACTCATGTCATGCTGGCACAACTGCCGTTGGGCCAGATTTGCAAGGAGTTGGCAAACGCTTTTCCCGCGACGATCTTCTGCATGCCATCATCAATCCCAATAAGGATGTTTCCCCCAGATACGAGGCCACTTTATTCACCACGCACGACGGCAAGGTTTACACCGGTATCATAATCTACGAAGCCATCGATGGGATAATTCTGCAAACATCAGACAATCGAACCGTACGCATACGAGGCGATGAACTGGCTGATCGACGTACTACCAGCCAGTCACTGATGCCAGCCGGGCTGCTTGATCGGTTGAACAACCAGGAAGTTGCTGACCTCTTTCGCTGGTTGCAGAAATAGCTGCTAAAACGTCTTGCTTTAGTGCCCCCTCACCCCCAACCCCTCTCACGCCAGGGGGAGAGGGGAGAAAATGGGTTAGCGGCGGCCGATGCCGTAATAGGTAAATCCTTGCTGTTTGAGTGCAGCAGGATCGTAGATATTCCTGCCATCAAAAATGACAGGTGTTTTCAGAAGTTCTTTGATCAGCAGAAAATCTGGCGTTCTAAACTCTTGCCATTCAGTCACCAGGACCAGTGCATCTGCACCTTCCAGAGCATCATATCGTCGTTCACAATAGGTGAGTTTGTCACCATACTCTTCACGAACATTGCTGATAGCTTCCGGATCATGTACCCGAAGTTTCACGCCTGCTGCCAGCATTTCGTCGATCAGTGTCAATGAGGGTGATTCCCGTATGTCATCGGTACGCGGCTTGAATGCCAGCCCCCAGACCGCCAGGGTTTTTCCTGCCAGTTTATCCTTAAAGTGATTCTTAATCTTGGTAGGCAGCACTCGTTTCTGCTGATCATTAACCAGATCAACTGCTTCGATCAGTTTCGAAGGAACGTTCTTTTCCCTCGCCATGGCAATCAGAGCATTGACATCTTTCGGGAAACAGCTTCCACCATAACCGGGCCCTGGATGTAAGAACTGAAAGCCGATTCTGACATCATGCCCGATGCCACGTCGCACATCGTTGATGTCTGCCCCCATTTTGTCACACAAGCCGGCCATTTCATTGATGAAGCTGATCTTGGTAGCCAGCATGGCATTGGCGACATACTTGGTCATTTCCGCACTCTCTGGTGGCATGACCAGAAATGGCCTTTCTGTTCGCAAAAATGGTGCATAGAGTTCATGCAATAGTTTTTGCGCCTTTTCACTGCGAACACCCACTACCACTCTGTCAGGCTTCATGAAGTCATCAATAGCCGCGCCTTCTTTAAGAAACTCCGGATTGCTGGCCACTTCGAATGGCGCCTTCGTGCGAGCTGCAATTCGTTCGGTCAGTTTTCGATTGGTACCCACTGGAACTGTACTCTTGATGACCAGCAGCTTGAATGATTGCAACTTATCCGCAATGGCATCGCCCACAGCCCACATGGCACTTAAATCAGCTGAGCCATCATCACCTTGCGGTGTGCCTACGCACAGATAAACGACTTCGACATCCTGAATAGCTTGCTGCAGATCGGTAGTGAAAGTGAGTCGTCCTTCCTTGCGGTTACGCTGAACCATTTCCAGCAAACCTGGTTCATAAATGGGCAACTTGCCGGATTCCAGGATTTCAATCTTCTTGGGATTATTATCTATTCCAATTACCTGGTTACCGCTTTCTGCAAAGCAGGTTCCTGACACCAAGCCTACATAACCAGTTCCAACAACAGCCAAACGCATTGTTTCATCACCTGAATCGTAAAAAATGTCTATGGAGAGAATATACTACTGTTCTCCCGTTTGGCATTTATAAGCTAAAGTTAAATGAAGTTGTATTGCTGAGAATTCCTATGCTCTTCGCCGCCGTCAATTGGTCACAAGCCTTTGTTTATGGTCTGATTTTCGGTGGAATCGGGCTCGTGCTTTCCTGTGTTGTCTATTTTATCAGGGCGATGAATGCCCCTCGTGAGGAAAGCAAGCAGTATGAGAACAGCCAATCACTCTATGTAGGAATTATGGCTCTCGGAATATGCTTTGTCGTTGGGGGACTTTACTTCCGAAGTACCCTCACTTCTACTTCTTCTAACTCTTCAGACTTGTCTTCGTACACCGAATTTGTTTCCACTGAGGGCAGATTCAAAGCCAGCTTCCCAGGAAAGCCTAGAGAAAAATCACAGAGTGTTCTGGGGATGAAAATCAAGATGTTCACTGTTGAGGAATCTGATGGCACCATGGGCGTAGCGTATCTGGATGTACCGGAGAAAAACCTCAAAACTTCCAAACAGATCGAGGAATCACTCACCAATGCACGTAATGGCATGTTGAAAAATGTAAATGCCAAGCTTATCAAGGAAGATCGAATCACGCTTTCCGGTAAATATCCCGGAAGAGAAATTCGAGCCGAGGTTTCATCCAAGAACATCGAAATGTACTCCAGCATTTATCTGGTAAATGGCCGGGCCTACCAGGTATTGATCATGGGCAAAACAAATTGGCTGGAGTCAGACAAGGCAAGAAAGTTTCTGAATTCTTTCGCGTTGCGATAATACCTCCGTTGAGGTTTCCACTGCGCTACCAATTCCTAGACTGTTGCCAGAGAACTGTCTATTGGCAACAAAGGCATGCAGTCCATCCAACAGCTTCGTGACCATCAGTCGAATCGATTTACACAATTGCTTCAACATGGCTTGTCGCCATTCCTTTCGAACTGGTGGAAAGCTCATGGAGTCACTGTCGATTGTTCTATTGCTTTCGAAAAACTTATTGATTTACCCTGCATATCTAAAAGTGAATTGATGACAGATCAACTTGCCCATCCGCCTTATGGCACTAATCTCACCCAGCCTTTTACCAACTACGTACGTCTGCACCAGACTTCAGGTACCACCTCCGGGCAACCATTGCGCTGGCTTGATACAGCCCAATCGTGGGAATGGATCCTTCATTGCTGGCAAACTATCTACGATGTGATTGGCATCACTCGTGCTGACAGATTCTTCTTTCCCTTTTCTTTTGGTCCATTTCTGGGATTCTGGGCAGCGTTTGAAGGAGCTGCACGCCGAGGCTGCCTGGTGTTGCCGGGAGGTGGCGCCAGTACGCTGGCCCGCCTGCGTTTCTTACAATACAATCAGGCAACCATTATCTGCAGCACTCCTACATATGCCCTTCGCATGCTGGAAATTGCACAAGAAGAAAAAATCTCACTGGCTGATTCATCCGTCCGCATGCTGATCCTGGCTGGCGAGCCTGGTGCAAACATCCCAGCGACTCGTCAGCTCATCGAAACAGGCTGGGGTGCCAGAGTGATTGATCACTGGGGAATGACTGAGGTAGGCCCGCTTGGAATCGAATGCCTGGAGAACCCCGGTGGCTTTCATCTTCTCGAAACTGAATGCATTGCTGAAGTGCTCGATGCTGAAACCAATCAGGAAGTACCACCGGGTGAAGAAGGCGAATTAGTCATCACTACACTAGGCAGGCTCGACAGCCCATTGGTACGTTACCGAACAGGTGATCGTGTAAAAGTTGATCCCAAGCCATGCCCATGTGGAAAGCCATGGAAAAGGCTGCAGGGAGGGATATTAGGCAGAACCGACGACATGGTGCTCGTAAAAGGCAACAACTTTTATCCTTCCATGATTGAGGCAGTAATTCGTCAGTTTATCTGCATTGAAGAATTTCAGGTAGTACTGAACAACAGGCATCCCGGTGAATTGAAACTTCGATTGGAACTAAAGCCTGATGCCCAAGCAGATGAAATAATTGAATCAGTTGCACAGCGGTTCCGTGATCTATACCAGTTCCGACCAGCAATCGAAGTAGTCAGCCCTGGCACCCTTCCACGTTCAGAAATGAAATCCAAAAGAGTGATTCGCATATAAGCACGATTTCTTCTGCATCTCATCAGTAACAGCGAGCGAAATTGTATAATGAACTGACCGCTGATGTATTCGAGCAAGACGACAACCTTCCGCTCCGGAGCGCCACGACAACTATGACTCCCCGCCTACCTGAGATAGTAACCACACCGCATGCCGCACGTGAACAGTTGGATGCCCAGGTTCGAAATGTTGTCAAACATCATTTTTCAGAGGAAACTGGAACACCTTTCTGGCTGGAAAAGGCTAAGTCCTATTCTTTTAATCCTCTCAAGGATGTGCAGGGTTGGGACGATATGCATCTGTTCGGCAATTTTGAAGATGAATGGCTGCGAGGCGGCCCACTGCAACGTTGGATTCCTCGTGCCTTGCAGGGCAAACCGATCTACGTTTTTGAAACAGGTGGTACAACGGGAATTCCCAAAAGCCGAATCGGCAGTGATGACTTCCGCATTGATTATGAAATGATGTCGCGGACATTGCCCGATCAGTATTTTCCACGCAACAGCAACTGGCTGATGCTGGGCCCTAGCGGTCCGCGACGGCTCAGGCTTGCCATTGAACATTTGTGCCAGCATCGTGGAGGCATTTGTTTTTGCGTTGATCTCGATCCTCGCTGGGTCATCAAGCTGATCAAGAAAGGAAAAATGGACGAGATGCATGCTTACAAGGAGCATGTGATTGATCAGGCATTAACGATTCTCTCAGCAGGCCATGATATCAAGTGCATGTTTACCACACCGAAACTGCTCGAAGCACTGGCAGCAGCGTTGGAGAATAAAGAAAAAACCATCGCTGAGACCGGCATCACCGGCATCTTCTCCGGCGGCACGGAATTCACTCCCGAGTTCACACGCTTCGCCGTCGAGGAACTGCTCGACTTTGGCAAAGTCTATATGACTCCTACCTATGGCAACACCCTGATGGGTCTTGCCTGCTCCAAGCCTGTCGGGCCTGAAGATGGATACAAAATCAGTTATTATGCACCGCAACCCCGTGCAGTGATCGAAGTGGTTGATTTTGAATCGGAATCGAAAATCGTGAACTACGGCCAGGAAGGGCGAGTCCGTTTGAGCACGCTGACCTACGAGTTCTTCGTGCCACATTTCCTGGAACGTGATGAAGGTGTTCGCGAAGAACCACATGCCAAATATCCCTGGGATGGTGTCAGTGGCGTTAAGCCATTCAGAGGATTTGCATCAACAACGACGGTGGGTGTTTACTAAACCTTTACGACTATTCGCAGACAGTGGGAATGCCCATGCTACATGTACCTGCGCTCCGCTGGGGCGAACCATATAAAAGCCTGGATACTGATAAGCTGGTACGCTATGACACCGGCGAACCAGTCGCTGAGATCAGCAAAGTAACTGGCGGAATGGTTGAACGTGACATGAGGCACTCGCAACGTGCCAGGCAGGTACTGCGCGAAATCCCCAGCCCCCAGTTGTTTGAAATCACCAAGAAAGCTGCCGATCTGTTTTTATCGGGAACGGTTGACATCAACGGACAGCCGCAATCACCTGAAGATTTTGTCCGACTGCAGTCAGCCACCACCGGTTTGCCTTACAGCATGTGTCGGGCCAACATGAAAAAGAATCACTTTGTCATGCAGAACATGGCAACGATTCTGGATGCACTGACTCGCGGACTAGATACCGAAATCTACAGGAAAGGATACGGAATAGAGGGCAGGGGAGTGCCACTTTCCTACCAGGCCATGTCGCCTGTCTTGGGAATGATTCTTCCCAATAACTCACCGGGCGTACATGCATTGTGGCTTCCCGTTATCCCACTGCAAGTAGGCTTGATTATCAAGCCAGGATCAGCTGAACCATGGACGCCGTATCGCATCGCAAACGCTTACTTCATGGCAGGATTGCCCAAGCAGGCCATCAGTATTTACCCAGGCGGGCATGATGTAGGCGGCTCGGTGATGAATGTCTGCCGAAGGAGCTTGATCTTTGGCGGGCAGGCAACGGTAGACCAGTACAAGACTAACCCCGGCGTGCAGGTCCACGGCCCCGGCTGGAGCAAGATTCTCCTTGGTGCAGATATCGCAGAGCATTGGAATGATTACCTGCAAGTAATGATTGACAGTATCTCCTTGAACAGTGGACGTAGCTGCATCAACACTTCTGCAATCTACACACCCAAACATGGCAAAAAGATTGCAGAAGCCATTGCGGAACAGATTGGCCCCTGGAAGCCTCTTGCACCAGAGGATGAGAATGCAAAACTCGCAGCTTTCACTATGCCCAAGCTGGCTGAAGCTGTGAATGCCGAAATTGAGAATGATCTGAAAGTACCCGGCGCCATCGACTTAACTGCGAAATTTGGCCCGCGACTGGTCATGAATGAACGTCATGCCTATCTGAGGCCGACTATTATTTACTGTGAAAGCCACGATCATCCGCTTGCGAAGAAAGAATACTTGTTCCCGTTTGCAGCTATCGTGGAATGTCCACAGGAGAAAATGATCGAGAGCATCGGGCCAACTCTCGTTTGTACTGCTTTGACACGCGACGCAGAATTTCAACGCAAGTTACTGGATGCAGTTCATATTGATCGATTGAATTTCGGCCCAATACCCACGACGCAATTGAACTGGTTACAGCCTCATGAGGGTAATATTGTCGAATTCCTGTTTCGAAGCCGGGCACTGCAATATACGGATTCAGCGTTAACTGTATAATTGGCAGTTCAGGACACTGGTGGAGCATCGGCCGTACGTTATGACACCGAGTTTTCAATTCGATTTTCAGCCTTTAACGCGTGTATTGTGTGGTCCCGGTGTCCTGGCCCGCGTGGGAGATTGCGTCCGTGATCTGGGCGGAAAGCGCATTATGCTGGTCACCGATCCGGGCCTGGAAGAAGCTGGGCATGCTCAGCGAGCCGAGCAGTATCTGCGTCAGGCTGGTCTGCCTGTCATTGTTTTTGATGCCGTAGAAGAAAACCCCACTACCAAGCATGTCAATCAGGGCTTGGCAGTAGCCCAGCGTGAGAAAATAGATTTCATTGTCGCATTGGGTGGCGGCTCAGCCATGGATTGTGCCAAGGGAATTAATTTCCTTTACACCAATGGTGGAGAAATGAAAGATTACTGGGGCGTAGGCAAAGCCACCAAGCCTATGGTTCCTTCCATTGGTATACCTACCACGGCAGGCACCGGCAGCGAAGCACAGTCCTTCGCACTGGTATCCGATCCAGTCACGCATTTCAAAATGGCGTGTGGCGACAAGAAGGCTGCATTCAAGGTAGCTTTGCTTGATCCTGAGCTTACATTGTCACAGCCAACGCGTGTCGCAGCACTCACGGCAATGGACGCTGTTACCCATTCCATTGAATCACATGTCTCCACCAAAAGCACACCTTTATCAAAACTTTTTTCGCGTGAAGCATGGAGATTGCTCCATGGCAATGTCATTACAGCTTTGCAGAATCCAAACGACTTACCTGCACGAGCTGCAGTGCAATGGGGTGCCCATCTGGCCGGGCTTGCCATTGAAAATGCCATGTTGGGAGCTGCCCATGCACTGGCGAATCCACTAACTGCACATTATGGCATGGTACATGGCCAGGCAGTAGGACAATTGTTGCCTCACGTCATTCGGTTTAACAGCTCTGCTGTCCAAGCTGAATATGCAGAACTGCTCAAAGTAGCTTCCGTTGACTCGAGCGATTCAGACTCTGCCACTGCTCTGGCAAACGAAGTCAAGAAGATTGCCCAAGTTGCCGATTTACCTGGCAATCTGCGTTCGCAGGGTGTCAGCGAAGGTATGCTGTCTGTACTGGCTGATGAAGCATCCCAGCAGTGGACCTCAAAGT
The Planctomycetia bacterium genome window above contains:
- a CDS encoding aldehyde dehydrogenase; translated protein: MLHVPALRWGEPYKSLDTDKLVRYDTGEPVAEISKVTGGMVERDMRHSQRARQVLREIPSPQLFEITKKAADLFLSGTVDINGQPQSPEDFVRLQSATTGLPYSMCRANMKKNHFVMQNMATILDALTRGLDTEIYRKGYGIEGRGVPLSYQAMSPVLGMILPNNSPGVHALWLPVIPLQVGLIIKPGSAEPWTPYRIANAYFMAGLPKQAISIYPGGHDVGGSVMNVCRRSLIFGGQATVDQYKTNPGVQVHGPGWSKILLGADIAEHWNDYLQVMIDSISLNSGRSCINTSAIYTPKHGKKIAEAIAEQIGPWKPLAPEDENAKLAAFTMPKLAEAVNAEIENDLKVPGAIDLTAKFGPRLVMNERHAYLRPTIIYCESHDHPLAKKEYLFPFAAIVECPQEKMIESIGPTLVCTALTRDAEFQRKLLDAVHIDRLNFGPIPTTQLNWLQPHEGNIVEFLFRSRALQYTDSALTV
- a CDS encoding AMP-binding protein, with protein sequence MQSIQQLRDHQSNRFTQLLQHGLSPFLSNWWKAHGVTVDCSIAFEKLIDLPCISKSELMTDQLAHPPYGTNLTQPFTNYVRLHQTSGTTSGQPLRWLDTAQSWEWILHCWQTIYDVIGITRADRFFFPFSFGPFLGFWAAFEGAARRGCLVLPGGGASTLARLRFLQYNQATIICSTPTYALRMLEIAQEEKISLADSSVRMLILAGEPGANIPATRQLIETGWGARVIDHWGMTEVGPLGIECLENPGGFHLLETECIAEVLDAETNQEVPPGEEGELVITTLGRLDSPLVRYRTGDRVKVDPKPCPCGKPWKRLQGGILGRTDDMVLVKGNNFYPSMIEAVIRQFICIEEFQVVLNNRHPGELKLRLELKPDAQADEIIESVAQRFRDLYQFRPAIEVVSPGTLPRSEMKSKRVIRI
- a CDS encoding iron-containing alcohol dehydrogenase, translated to MTPSFQFDFQPLTRVLCGPGVLARVGDCVRDLGGKRIMLVTDPGLEEAGHAQRAEQYLRQAGLPVIVFDAVEENPTTKHVNQGLAVAQREKIDFIVALGGGSAMDCAKGINFLYTNGGEMKDYWGVGKATKPMVPSIGIPTTAGTGSEAQSFALVSDPVTHFKMACGDKKAAFKVALLDPELTLSQPTRVAALTAMDAVTHSIESHVSTKSTPLSKLFSREAWRLLHGNVITALQNPNDLPARAAVQWGAHLAGLAIENAMLGAAHALANPLTAHYGMVHGQAVGQLLPHVIRFNSSAVQAEYAELLKVASVDSSDSDSATALANEVKKIAQVADLPGNLRSQGVSEGMLSVLADEASQQWTSKFNPRKVGYNELLELYRKAL
- a CDS encoding UDP-glucose/GDP-mannose dehydrogenase family protein, whose protein sequence is MRLAVVGTGYVGLVSGTCFAESGNQVIGIDNNPKKIEILESGKLPIYEPGLLEMVQRNRKEGRLTFTTDLQQAIQDVEVVYLCVGTPQGDDGSADLSAMWAVGDAIADKLQSFKLLVIKSTVPVGTNRKLTERIAARTKAPFEVASNPEFLKEGAAIDDFMKPDRVVVGVRSEKAQKLLHELYAPFLRTERPFLVMPPESAEMTKYVANAMLATKISFINEMAGLCDKMGADINDVRRGIGHDVRIGFQFLHPGPGYGGSCFPKDVNALIAMAREKNVPSKLIEAVDLVNDQQKRVLPTKIKNHFKDKLAGKTLAVWGLAFKPRTDDIRESPSLTLIDEMLAAGVKLRVHDPEAISNVREEYGDKLTYCERRYDALEGADALVLVTEWQEFRTPDFLLIKELLKTPVIFDGRNIYDPAALKQQGFTYYGIGRR